The Vidua chalybeata isolate OUT-0048 chromosome 35, bVidCha1 merged haplotype, whole genome shotgun sequence nucleotide sequence CCCTGGCATGGCCACTGTGCCCACAGTGTCACCCAGGGTGGCCCCAGCATGGCCACCGTGCCCGCGGTGTCACCCAGGGTGGCCCCGGCATGACCACTGTGCCCACAGTGTCACCCAGAGTGGCCCTGGTGTGGCCACCGCGCCCGTGGTGTCACCCAGGGTGGCCCCGGCATGACCACTGTGCCCACAGTGTCACCCAGAGTGGCCCCGGTGTGGCCACCGTGCCCGCGGTGtcacccacagcagcacccaaCAAAGTCCCATGGCCATCGCACCCATGGATGTCACCCAACGCGACACCCAACAATGGCACGGTGTCCCACGGGTGTCACCCAACCCAACTCCACACTGATGTCACAATGTCCCACAGGTGTCACCCAACGCGACACCCAACAATGGCACCATGTCCCACGGGTGTCACCCAATGCAAGTCCCCACTGATGTCACAATGTCCCACAGGTGTCACCCAACGCGACACCCAACAATGTCACCGTATCCCAGGGGTGTCACCCAGCCCCACTCCCCATTGATGTCACGGTGTCCCAGAGGTGTCACCCAATGCGACACCCAACAATGTCACAACGTCCCACGGGTGTCACCCAACCCAAGTCCCCACTGATGTCACGGTGTCCCAGAGGTGTCACCCAACGCGTCACCCAACAATGTCACCACGTCCCACGGGTGTCACCCAACCCAAATCCCCACTGATGCCACGGTGTCCCACGGGTGTCACCCAACCCCACGCAGGACCCGGGCCCCGCACACCTGGTGGGGCTCGGGGTGCAGAGGGCGCAGCGTCTGCGCGAAGCCGGTGATGAGCATCACGATGGCGTCGAAGGCGTCCGAGCTCGTCAGCCACTTGCGCTTCATCAGCTTGCCaaagtggggctgggggtggcacgCGGGGACGTCACCGCAGCGCCCACCCGCAGGTGGCACCTGGGTCGGCCACCAGCGCCCGGTGATGGTCGCCGTGTCCCACGGGTGTCACCCAACCCAACACCCAGTGACAGCCACCATGTCCCACAATTGTCACCCAACAAAACTCTCAGTGATGGCCACCATGTCCCAGAGATGTGGCCACCATGTCCCACAGGTGTCACCCAACCCTGCTCCCAGTGGTGGCCACCATGTCCCAGAGGTGTGGCCACCACGTCCCACAATTGTCACCCCAACCCAGCACCCAACAAAGCTCCTCGTCACGCCCATGGCCGTCCCCCGCccgccctggggacaccttgaGGTCCTCGAAGAGGCGCCGCGTGAGGAGGTGGCCGCAGGCGCGGGTGACCCGGTCCAGCGCGGCGTGGGCCTGGCGCCGCGGCTCCTCGCTCTCGGGGTGCCCGAACTGCGCCAGCCGCTCGGCGAAGGCCCTGCCCGAGGGGACAccgggcggggggggggggggtcagggcgccgcggggacccccggggacGCGGGGGGACCCGCGGTGGCCTCACCTGAAGGGGGGGCAGCAGTTGGCCAAGGCGATGGCACGGCCGGGGGCGCCGTCGGGCGGGGGGAGCTCGCCGGGGGCTTCCAGGAACCGCTCCACCTTCCGCTGGAAACTGGGGGCGCCCCGGTCACCGCGGTGGCACCGGGGAGCTGGGACGGGCCACGCGGGGGACACGGCGGCTGCCGTGCCACCCGGCCTCCGCCCCGCGcgtcccccgtgtccccgcagcccccgccccgTCCTGCGTCACGTGCCGCTGTCCCCACgccccccccatgtcccctacgggtgtccccagggtgtccccagggtgtccccggGCTGTCCCACCTGTGCAGGAAGGCCACCAGCACGCCCAGCAGGCTGTGGGCCATCTCCCGCCCGAACTCGGGGGTCACCTGGGGGGCTCGGTCCACGTGCGCCCgcagcagctgtggggacacggCCACCGCGGGTGTGGGGACACGGCCGTGGTGTCCCCTGAGCTGTGGGGACACGGCCACAGTGTCCCCTGAGCTGTGGGGACACGGCCACAGTGTCCCCTGGGCCATGGGGACACGGCCACCGCGGGTGTGGGGACATGGCCACCATGGGTGTGGGGACATGGCCACCGCGGGTGTGGGGACATGGCCACCATGGGTGTGGGGACACGGCCACGGCGtcccctgagccctggggacacggccacCGCGGGTGTGGGGACATGGCCGTGGTGTCCCCTGAGCCGTGGGGACACGGCCACAGTGTCCCCTGGGCCATGGGGACACGGCCACCGTGGGTGTGGGGACACGGCCACCGCGGGTGTGGGGACACGGCCACGGCGTTCCCTGGGCCATGGGGACACGGCCACTGCCACGGTGTCCCCCGGGCCACCGCCGGCCCCTCGGCGGGCTCACAGCGGGGTCCCCAGGGGCCACCccgggggacagggacaggctccGGGGGGTGGCGTGGCCGTACCCCGGTGACGCGCGTGGCCAGCCCCTCCTCCATGTCCTGGCTGGTGACATCCTCGGGCCACGTGTCCTcgctcagctgcagctcctgcgcCACGGCCACCTCCACCTTGGCCTGGGGCAGCgaggggacacggcggggacacggcgtgggcgtggggacagcggggcgcggagccccctgctgccccccgccccggcgccgccgcggcgcccgccgtgtccccagcccggtGTCGCCGGTGTCCCCACCTTGACGGCGGCGATGCAGGAGCTCTCGAGGTCGCGCTGGGTCTCGGGGGGCAGCAGGGGCCCCAACTCCTGTGCCCGCAGCAGCGCCCCCACCTCGGGGtgccccaaaacctccctggggggggtgggggacagCCCCGGTGGGTGTCTGGGGACGccccggggacacggggggggacacggggggagGGGTGTTGGGGGCTGACACCCCCCGCGGTGGGTGGGgcaggttttggggggtcccgcGGGTGTCACAGggttctgggggggggggtcgcaCAGGTGCCACGAGGggtcccctgggtgtcccaggGGTGACACTCTCTGTGCCGGGGTGGGcggggcagattttgggggtccccaggtgtCTCACCCGGGGCGGGCGCGGCtctggggcagattttgggggtccccacgTGTCTCACCCGGGGTGGGAGCGGCtctggggcagattttgggggtccccaggtgtCTCACCCGGGGTGGGCGCGGCtctggggcagattttggggctccCCAGGTGTCTCACCCGGGGTGGGAGCGGCtctggggcagattttgggggtccccaggtgtCTCACCCGGGGTGGGCGTGGCtctggggcagattttgggggtccccaggtgtCTCACCCGGGGTGGGCGTTGCCGcggggcagattttgggggtccccaggtgtCTCACCCGGGGTGGGCGCGGCtctggggcagattttgggggccCCCAGGTGCCTCACCTGGGGTAGGCGTTGCTGTGCCAGTCGAGCAGCAGGTACAGGTCGGGCACGGCCaggggcctctgggccagcgCCCGCAGCTGCTGGGCCAGCGCTCGGTGGTAGCCGCGGGCGTAGACCCCGAGCGCGCCGTACTCGGGGGGGTACGCGGGCGCCACGTGGCTCCGCACGACCCCCAGGTCGCCCACCACCCTGGCGGCCAGCGCGGCCAGCCGGGCCCCCAGCCCGCCCGCCGGGGCCACCTGCGCCAGCCGCTCGCTCGCCGCCCTGGCCACCGCCTCGCGCCAGCGGCGCCGCagcccccgcggccgccccgggtGGGTCCCGGGCGGGCTCCGCGCGTCCGCcgcctcctcctgctccagcacggcCACCACGGCGCGCAGCGGGGCCACCGCTCGCCCCGCGGCCACCGCCTCGCCCACCACGGCCCAGAGCTGCGCCAGCAGCGCCCGGTAGAGCAGCGCCACGtcccgcgcccgccgcccgcccgccgggACCGGCGACGGCGGCGGGGTGCCCGCGGAGGGGGGCGCGGGGAGGGGACGCGGGGACGGCGGGCGCGACGGCGACAGCGAGCACTCGGCCTCCAGCGCGATGATCTGCGCGTCCGCCGCCACCAGCTCCCGCCGCTGGATCAGCTCCAGGATCTCCAGCACTGCGCGGCACCCGGGGGGGACGCGTGGGCTCTGTGCCGCCTGTCCCCGTGTCgcctgtccccgtgtccccagccccgtgtcccctctccccatccccctgtccccgtgtcccctgtccccagccccgtgtccccaaccccgtgtcccctcttcccagccccgtgtccccgtgtcccctctccccatccccgtgtccccctgtcccagcccgCGTCTCCGTCCCGTGTCCCTCTGCcacatccccgtgtccccctgtccccgtgtccccctgtccccgtgtccccctgtccccatcccctgtccccctgtccccatgtccccctgtccccctgtccccatgtccccctgtccccgtgtcccctgtccccctgtccccctctccccatgtccccatgtccccctgtcccctgtccccgtgtacccctgtccccatgtccctgtgtccccgtgtccccgtgtccccgtgtccccgtgtccccctgtccccatccccgtgtccccgtgtccccgtgtccccctgtccccgtgtccccgtgtccccctgtccccatgtccctgtgtccccgtgtccccgtgtccccctgtccccgtgtcgcctgtccccgtgtccccagccccgtgtccccatccccatgtccccatgtccccgtgtccccctgtccctctgtccccgtgtcccctgtcccagcccgCGTCTCCGTCCCGCGTCCCTCTGCcacatccccgtgtccccctgtccccgtgtccccctgtccccatcccctgtccccctgtccccatgtccccctgtccccctgtccccatgtccccctgtccccgtgtcccctgtccccctgtccccctctccccatgtccccatgtccccctgtccccatgtccccctgtccccgtgtcccctgtccccctgtccccc carries:
- the EXOC3L2 gene encoding exocyst complex component 3-like protein 2; this encodes MPLLRRPPGGAAEGGPEDGDPFAANPEGRRRRRATLGGLVGLGGQLGQLGGHLGQLGGQLGQLGGPFGRGRRPPRDPAGPRGRRRSEDSGVPRRPPEEAGGGKRGSLLRLALATWGQRGGTERASPVEGQAGDGADGAGARPESGGRDKDKDGDRDGDREPLSVLEILELIQRRELVAADAQIIALEAECSLSPSRPPSPRPLPAPPSAGTPPPSPVPAGGRRARDVALLYRALLAQLWAVVGEAVAAGRAVAPLRAVVAVLEQEEAADARSPPGTHPGRPRGLRRRWREAVARAASERLAQVAPAGGLGARLAALAARVVGDLGVVRSHVAPAYPPEYGALGVYARGYHRALAQQLRALAQRPLAVPDLYLLLDWHSNAYPREVLGHPEVGALLRAQELGPLLPPETQRDLESSCIAAVKAKVEVAVAQELQLSEDTWPEDVTSQDMEEGLATRVTGLRGHHGRVPTPAVAVSPQLLRAHVDRAPQVTPEFGREMAHSLLGVLVAFLHSFQRKVERFLEAPGELPPPDGAPGRAIALANCCPPFRAFAERLAQFGHPESEEPRRQAHAALDRVTRACGHLLTRRLFEDLKPHFGKLMKRKWLTSSDAFDAIVMLITGFAQTLRPLHPEPHQVLVSELHRRVLIEYVRPLLQGRLVCASAKARARVAARLGDEARQLRELFTRLDSASPWLDSVVPRLRELLVLEDTAALQMEVGALARDFPDVRRRHVAALLDARGLRAQGPRREILGVLQDLGGSEAEPGPPPPPRHRTFFSELPAPRPVRCLPFHLPRLRLPRRSPARTPP